One Cotesia glomerata isolate CgM1 linkage group LG8, MPM_Cglom_v2.3, whole genome shotgun sequence genomic window carries:
- the LOC123270809 gene encoding uncharacterized protein LOC123270809 → MVLTTHRETLDFNLKLAKIFGLFGYYDLPLKQYLAIITFRTINIIMTTLVIVTNTADFFVNISNLSEVSYNIGYILPMTATSLKALTFFMRQKAVVKIIEEVHGPVTKLISSSDIGVVNLIKKSVFWQNVDFGMFVCATFCVCMTGLLPIRQILSTRQLMIRAVFPFDEKPYPIFEIVYALQYYGLLVECAWCVIFDPVVMGLARWITFQVDVLRSNFEHCDDGIPRATFVKIVDLEKERERQSDKNAKIKVFIPFSDDQANETNDSFLLRFCHCVKNHRRLIQCLDNFNELFGLILFAQIASDCLLTCIGLFQFALTIKRKRQNNVFRDMVMLGSGLIHLGYWSIYGNLLINEVRSS, encoded by the exons ATGGTTTTGACAACGCATCGTGAAActcttgattttaatttaaagctcGCTAA AATATTCGGGTTATTTGGATACTATGATCTACCGTTGAAACAGTACCTAGCAATTATCACTTTTCGTACGATCAATATAATAATGACAACCCTGGTGATAGTGACCAACACAGCAGATTTTTTCGTCAACATAAGCAATCTAAGTGAGGTGTCTTATAACATCGGTTATATACTCCCGATGACTGCAACAAGCTTAAAAGCACTGACATTTTTTATGCGGCAAAAAGCCGTGGTGAAAATCATCGAAGAGGTCCACGGGCCAGTTACTAAATTGATATCCTCTTCAGACATCGGAGTGgtgaatttgataaaaaaatcagtatTTTGGCAGAACGTCGACTTTGGAATGTTCGTATGTGCAACTTTTTGTGTCTGCATGACAGGTTTGCTACCGATTAGGCAAATTTTGAGCACCCGGCAGCTGATGATTCGCGCAGTTTTTCCATTTGACGAGAAGCCCTatccaatttttgaaatcgTCTATGCGCTTCAGTATTACGGATTACTGGTAGAATGCGCTTGGTGCGTAATATTTGACCCAGTGGTGATGGGTCTTGCCAGGTGGATAACTTTTCAAGTGGACGTTTTGAGGTCTAATTTTGAGCACTGCGATGACGGAATTCCTCGGGCtacttttgtaaaaattgtagaTCTAGAAAAGGAACGTGAACGACAAAGTGACaaaaatgcaaaaattaaAGTGTTTATTCCATTTTCTGATGACCAGGCCAATGAAACCAATGATTCATTTCTACTGAGATTTTGCCACTGTGTAAAAAATCATCGTCGGTTAATTCAATGCCtggataattttaatgaattatttggGTTGATACTCTTTGCTCAAATTGCCTCTGACTGTCTTTTAACTTGCATTGGACTGTTCCAATTTGctttg ACCATTAAACGCAAGAGGCAGAATAACGTGTTCCGTGACATGGTAATGCTCGGTTCAGGCCTCATCCACTTGGGCTATTGGTCTATTTACGGTAATCTACTGATCAATGAAGTAAGATCGTCCTGA
- the LOC123270810 gene encoding juvenile hormone esterase-like produces the protein MEHPIVKIQEGLIRGVEKISCDGVKFLAFKGIPYAEPPVGPRRFRDSEPVKPWSGILDASRHSKTCGQINWFNKTVSGDDDCLYLNVYTRDLTGRKPVIFTIHGGNFSFGSGNDNILGPDFLVEELIVVTINYRVGILGFLNLEDESAPGNQGLKDLVLALNWVARNISNFGGDSGNVTIYGYSAGSAAVHYLAISPLAEGLFHKAILQSGVSSNPWASVSIDSMKESAVKIAGALGFESKDLVQVLQFLKTVKIRDLLEATACFSTWKISVNTFGPSVDSCAKNSFLEIPVEEAIKKGIRVPCILGSTTHEAVMQLAGLNDEHLALMNQNQNLVFHPSTARFLKQQNIPLDVVRRFFMDDKEISRKNIENVIQLMSFIHFLADVQHILKIQQVNNVPCYYFKFGYFSENTAMIQKIMKTNLKGAAHCEDVGYLFNMKAYNKIGIEPPKKGTVEWTIQRRFIEFWTNFAKTGNPNPGTSKVVSEVWSTLGSDQNGFTCLQMSSSLSTILEPNLLVRFRTTPSLDYP, from the exons ATGGAGCATCCAATTGTGAAGATCCAAGAAGGATTAATTCGAGGAGTTGAAAAAATCAGCTGTGATGGTGTTAAGTTCCTTGCTTTTAAGGGAATTCCCTATGCAGAGCCGCCTGTTGGACCAAGAAGGTTCCGAGACTCTGAACCAGTCAAACCTTGGTCTGGAATCTTGGATGCAAGTCGTCATTCCAAGACATGTGGACAGATAAACTGGTTCAACAAGACAGTCAGTGGTGATGATGACTGCTTGTATTTGAACGTCTATACCAGGGATTTGACCGGCAGAAAGCCTGTTATTTTCACAATCCACGGCGGTAACTTCTCCTTCGGTTCCGGAAACGACAACATCCTCGGTCCTGATTTTCTGGTTGAAGAACTGATTGTGGTAACCATAAACTACCGCGTTGGAATACTGG GATTTCTTAATTTGGAAGACGAATCAGCACCCGGGAATCAAGGACTCAAGGACCTGGTGCTAGCTCTTAACTGGGTAGCCAGAAACATCTCCAATTTCGGTGGTGATTCTGGCAATGTTACTATTTATGGATACAGCGCAGGTAGCGCGGCAGTTCATTACCTGGCGATATCACCCCTAGCTGAGGGGCTGTTTCACAAAGCGATACTTCAAAGTGGAGTGTCTAGCAACCCCTGGGCCAGTGTTTCTATAGATTCTATGAAAGAATCAGCGGTTAAAATTGCTGGAGCTTTGGGATTCGAGTCCAAAGACCTGGTCCAGGTGCTTCAGTTCCTGAAGACAGTCAAGATAAGAGATCTTTTAGAAGCAACGGCTTGTTTCTCCACCTGGAAGATCAGCGTCAACACTTTTGGCCCTTCGGTGGATTCTTGTGCCAAAAATTCCTTTCTAGAGATCCCTGTTGAAGAAGCTATCAAAAAGGGGATCAGGGTTCCTTGCATCCTAGGCTCGACTACCCATGAAGCTGTCATGCAGCTAGCTG GTTTAAATGACGAGCACTTGGCGTTGATGAATCAAAACCAGAACCTGGTGTTCCATCCATCAACTGCCAGGTTCTTAAAGCAGCAGAATATCCCTCTGGATGTCGTTAGGAGGTTCTTTATGGATGACAAGGAGATTTCAAGGAAGAACATTGAAAATGTTATCCAGCTGATGAGCTTCATTCATTTTTTGGCTGATGTTCAACATATTCTGAAGATTCAGCAGGTTAATAATGTTCCTTGTTACTATTTCAAGTTTGGATACTTCTCAGAGAACACGGCGATGATCCAGAAGATTATGAAAACCAATTTGAAAG GAGCAGCCCACTGCGAAGATGTCGGCTACCTTTTCAACATGAAGGCCTACAACAAAATAGGAATCGAACCACCGAAGAAGGGAACAGTAGAGTGGACTATTCAACGGAGATTCATTGAATTTTGGACTAATTTTGCTAAAACAGG AAACCCTAACCCCGGAACTTCAAAAGTGGTTTCTGAAGTCTGGTCAACTCTAGGATCAGACCAAAACGGGTTTACTTGCCTCCAGATGTCTTCCTCCCTCAGCACGATCTTGGAACCAAACCTGCTGGTCAGGTTCCGAACCACGCCTTCTTTAGACTATCCATAA
- the LOC123270476 gene encoding uncharacterized protein LOC123270476: MSVILAKMIFGFFNEKEIRKIVDDIYKPIMILRQSSDVGVLTIIRIAMSYQYFDSFIYIFVCISVSATTFLLADIDRHELPIRGVFPINATISPNYEVIYAIEIYAIIINCWWVYSFDVVLLSLVRWMTIDLKILQLNYRQCQFYHKPRGTLMVTREGFDAVKNYSLIEELKKEDEIYSFVPFDEDQVNVKVDSFLKRFTSCLIHQLQIIKNINDVNNLFSVVLAIQTISNCTLTCMGLFGLVRSIKKHTNPANDIVMLQIGFLNLLYWSVFGHMLIVQHDCLMDSIYECGWEDHICSKNFVQVMTITIIQTMRPMVITAGHFFDLSMKTYLRVINKSYSFFAILNTATTEEDFQ, translated from the exons ATGTCAGTTATACTAGCTAAAATGatatttggattttttaatgaaaaagaaataagGAAAATTGTTGATGATATTTACAAGCCAATAATGATCCTTAGACAATCATCAG ATGTTGGTGTTTTGACAATCATCCGAATAGCGATGTCATACCAATATTTCGacagttttatttatatattcgtATGCATAAGCGTAAGCGCAACGACCTTCCTGTTAGCAGACATAGATCGCCATGAATTGCCAATCCGTGGAGTATTCCCAATTAATGCAACTATATCGCCAAATTACGAAGTCATTTATGCAATTGAAATCTACgctatcataataaattgctGGTGGGTGTACAGCTTTGACGTAGTCCTGCTGAGCTTGGTAAGGTGGATGACCATCGACCTGAAGATACTCCAGCTAAATTACCGGCAGTGTCAATTCTACCACAAGCCACGCGGTACCTTAATGGTCACCCGAGAAGGATTTGACgctgttaaaaattacagctTAATCGAAGAGCTGAAAAAAGAGGACGAGATCTACAGCTTCGTTCCTTTTGATGAGGACCAGGTCAACGTAAAAGTGGATTcctttttaaaaagattcaccaGCTGCCTGATCCACCAGCTGCAGATCATCAAAAACATCAACGATGTCAACAATCTCTTCAGTGTGGTACTTGCTATCCAAACGATCTCCAATTGCACCCTCACCTGTATGGGCCTCTTTGGATTGGTTAGA AGCATCAAGAAGCACACCAACCCGGCTAACGATATTGTCATGCTCCAAATTGGGTTTTTGAACCTCCTTTACTGGTCTGTCTTCGGGCACATGCTGATAGTCCAG CACGACTGCTTGATGGACAGCATTTACGAGTGCGGGTGGGAGGACCATATTTGTAGCAAAAACTTTGTACAGGTAATGACAATCACAATTATACAAACAATGAGACCCATGGTGATAACAGCCGGACATTTCTTTGATCTGTCAATGAAAACCTATCTGCGG GTTATCAATAAATCATACTCATTTTTTGCAATTCTTAACACTGCTACTACCGAAGAAGATtttcagtaa